The following coding sequences lie in one Kribbella sp. NBC_00709 genomic window:
- a CDS encoding MFS transporter — protein MNRAYYGWLAGSTLSVLGDTALFFALGWAATGIGPRVAALVLTGFMLPRAVLLLLGGVLGDRIGPRRLLLGCGAIVGTACFLLAVAVGIHGISAGLLVTTAVVVGTVDAFALPAAGALPRLFVPDDQLPKAMALRTSATQLITLAGGPVSGLLVATVGLVGALVLDGLTFAVQFLVLVMLRPPYDVTPPSDRRSVAREALDGLRVAAGDPVLRMVLSVVALVAAFVLPVTSLCVPLLARSHGWAAGQAGFVVAGNVCGGLLVTILVARYGTFDRSGLTGGLGCLVAALGISGLTLAPSVPWAVGATLAQGLGVGLFTSHLAPVFVRSTPRSHLTRLQSLLSLVQTVPLIASTNLLATLDVHHALALAAAATALAGVTLLRGDYLPKSISKVG, from the coding sequence GTGAACCGGGCGTACTACGGCTGGCTGGCAGGTTCCACACTCTCGGTCCTCGGCGACACCGCGCTGTTCTTCGCGCTCGGCTGGGCGGCGACGGGCATAGGCCCGCGGGTCGCCGCGCTGGTGCTGACCGGGTTCATGCTGCCGCGCGCCGTACTCCTGCTGCTCGGCGGCGTCCTCGGCGACCGGATCGGTCCTCGCCGGCTGCTGCTCGGGTGCGGCGCGATCGTCGGCACGGCCTGCTTCCTGCTGGCCGTTGCCGTCGGGATCCATGGGATCTCAGCCGGTCTGCTGGTGACGACGGCCGTGGTGGTCGGCACGGTCGATGCGTTCGCACTGCCGGCCGCGGGCGCTCTTCCACGCCTCTTCGTGCCGGACGATCAGTTGCCTAAGGCAATGGCGCTGCGTACGTCGGCCACGCAGCTCATCACGCTCGCCGGCGGACCGGTGAGTGGGTTGCTGGTAGCAACGGTCGGGCTGGTCGGGGCGCTGGTGCTCGACGGGCTGACGTTCGCCGTGCAGTTCCTGGTGCTGGTCATGCTCAGACCGCCGTACGACGTGACTCCGCCGAGCGATCGCCGCTCCGTCGCCCGCGAGGCCCTCGACGGATTGCGGGTCGCGGCCGGGGATCCGGTGCTGCGGATGGTGCTGTCCGTGGTCGCTCTGGTCGCTGCCTTCGTCCTGCCGGTGACGTCGTTGTGCGTCCCGTTGCTCGCCCGTTCGCACGGCTGGGCAGCAGGGCAGGCGGGATTCGTTGTGGCAGGCAACGTTTGTGGTGGACTGCTCGTGACCATCCTGGTCGCCCGCTACGGCACCTTCGACCGCTCCGGTCTGACCGGCGGTCTCGGTTGTCTTGTCGCCGCGCTGGGGATCTCGGGCCTGACGCTGGCGCCGTCCGTCCCGTGGGCGGTCGGTGCGACCCTGGCGCAAGGCCTCGGCGTCGGCCTCTTCACGTCACACCTGGCCCCGGTGTTCGTCCGCAGTACGCCGCGATCGCACCTGACCCGGCTCCAGTCGCTGCTGTCGTTGGTCCAGACCGTCCCGCTGATCGCGTCGACGAACCTCCTGGCCACACTCGACGTACACCACGCGCTCGCTCTGGCCGCCGCCGCAACCGCCCTCGCCGGCGTCACCCT
- a CDS encoding DNA polymerase III subunit beta family protein, with the protein MRLTISEFARVVGLAPSALRFYDDCGLLPPAEVDAANGYRYYDRSQQPRARLLRDLREIDLPLPEVRIALDADPSDVADLVRAHLRTLEAKSTATRAAATRLLTQLLSHQTTAAIGGPELASAIRQVTPAAAATAEHLGLDCVLIELAADEITFVATDRYRLAVRTVRPVEFGGVTGRVLVRADELARVSRWAAAGDVVQVEVNGGLMLVRGDESRELAVVDAEYPAYQQILDGLTPPVCRVVVDRAGLLDALVGRDVVAFDIDDESLRIGDEVKLDAIGSGSVRIGFTASLLAAALEASVGPDVLLEICEPSRPVVVRSADQGTFTTLVMPVRLDG; encoded by the coding sequence ATGAGGCTGACGATCAGTGAGTTCGCGCGGGTGGTGGGGCTGGCGCCGAGTGCCCTGCGGTTCTACGACGACTGCGGGCTGCTGCCACCCGCGGAGGTCGACGCGGCGAACGGCTACCGGTACTACGACCGCTCGCAACAACCCCGTGCCCGACTGCTCCGCGACCTCCGGGAGATCGACCTCCCGCTCCCGGAGGTCCGCATCGCCCTGGATGCCGACCCGTCCGACGTCGCGGACCTCGTCCGCGCCCACTTGCGCACTCTCGAAGCCAAGTCCACCGCGACAAGAGCAGCCGCCACCCGCCTCCTGACCCAGCTCCTCTCCCACCAGACGACGGCAGCGATAGGCGGCCCAGAACTGGCCAGCGCCATCCGTCAGGTAACTCCCGCCGCAGCCGCGACAGCCGAACACCTGGGGTTGGACTGCGTGTTGATCGAGTTGGCGGCCGACGAGATCACGTTCGTGGCGACCGATCGGTATCGGTTGGCCGTGCGGACGGTTCGGCCGGTGGAGTTTGGTGGCGTCACGGGGCGGGTGCTGGTACGGGCGGACGAGCTCGCGCGCGTGAGTCGGTGGGCCGCTGCGGGGGATGTGGTGCAGGTGGAGGTGAATGGCGGGCTCATGCTCGTGCGGGGCGACGAGTCACGCGAGTTGGCGGTGGTTGATGCGGAGTACCCGGCGTACCAGCAGATCCTCGACGGGCTGACGCCGCCGGTGTGCCGCGTGGTGGTGGATCGGGCGGGGCTGCTGGACGCGCTGGTCGGGCGCGATGTCGTTGCTTTTGACATCGACGACGAGAGCCTGCGGATCGGCGACGAGGTGAAGCTGGACGCGATCGGGTCCGGCTCGGTGCGGATCGGGTTCACCGCGAGTCTGCTCGCCGCCGCGCTGGAGGCGAGTGTCGGGCCGGACGTGCTGCTCGAGATCTGCGAGCCGAGCCGGCCGGTCGTCGTTCGGTCGGCCGATCAGGGCACGTTCACCACGCTCGTCATGCCTGTCCGGCTGGACGGGTGA
- a CDS encoding AAA family ATPase, protein MFVVTGAPGSGKTTVVPELVRLSPGNLVVMDMDELLDDNGRLLGIDIASPTAAPIWPAYNALWLRITELIRRSGIPVLLLSPLLPAELPEGRWLHLDCPDAVRRKRLAGRGWPEAEIEEALADAAEIRKHVPRSVRGDVAPERSAKSILDWIRGERFGKTLSLWGRLRS, encoded by the coding sequence ATGTTCGTGGTGACAGGGGCACCCGGGTCGGGGAAGACGACGGTGGTGCCGGAGCTGGTGCGGCTCAGCCCGGGGAACCTGGTCGTGATGGACATGGACGAGCTGCTGGACGATAACGGACGGCTGCTCGGGATCGACATCGCGAGCCCGACGGCGGCGCCGATCTGGCCGGCGTACAACGCGCTCTGGTTGCGGATCACCGAGCTGATCCGGCGGTCGGGGATACCGGTGCTGCTGCTCTCCCCGCTGCTGCCGGCCGAGCTGCCGGAAGGCCGCTGGCTGCATCTGGACTGTCCGGACGCGGTACGGCGCAAGCGGCTGGCCGGGCGTGGCTGGCCGGAGGCGGAGATCGAGGAGGCGCTCGCGGACGCGGCCGAGATCCGCAAGCACGTGCCGCGGTCGGTGCGCGGAGACGTCGCGCCGGAGCGGTCCGCGAAGAGCATCCTGGACTGGATCCGCGGCGAACGCTTCGGCAAGACCCTCAGCCTGTGGGGCCGGCTCCGGAGTTGA
- a CDS encoding anhydro-N-acetylmuramic acid kinase: MRVIGLMSGTSYDAIDAAAADLRLDGDVLVLTPLGMLSQPYPPDLRAAVAASLPPASTTVEQVCRLDTGIGQAFAAVAQQAVEQLCGGYADLIVSHGQTVFHWVDDGVVRGTLQLGQPAWIAEATGVSVVSDLRARDVAAGGQGAPLVSIMDVLWLRGRPGVPVALNLGGIANITVVHGEPVAFDTGPANALIDAVVMELTGQPFDADGVMAARGQVHEELLKRLLAEPYYARPAPKSTGKELFNLAYMAQAMEGLPEIPAEDLVATVTTLTARTVADAVRRYGGTEVVASGGGIQNPALMHLLADELDIPVRTTDELGMPSAAKEAYAFAVLGFLSVHGLGGTVPSCTGAAHSSVLGSVTAGLSGLPTISGEARPPSRLLVQ; the protein is encoded by the coding sequence ATGCGAGTGATCGGGCTGATGTCCGGGACGTCGTACGACGCCATCGACGCCGCCGCCGCAGACCTGCGGCTGGACGGCGACGTACTGGTCCTGACGCCACTGGGCATGCTGAGCCAGCCGTACCCGCCGGACCTGCGAGCCGCGGTTGCGGCCTCGTTGCCACCGGCATCGACGACAGTGGAGCAGGTGTGCCGGCTGGATACCGGGATCGGCCAGGCGTTCGCCGCGGTGGCCCAGCAGGCGGTGGAGCAGCTGTGCGGTGGGTACGCCGACCTGATCGTGTCGCACGGGCAGACGGTGTTCCATTGGGTCGACGACGGCGTGGTGCGCGGGACCCTGCAGCTCGGGCAGCCGGCGTGGATCGCCGAGGCGACCGGCGTATCGGTGGTGTCGGACCTGCGGGCGCGCGACGTGGCTGCGGGTGGGCAGGGTGCACCGCTGGTCAGCATCATGGACGTGCTGTGGTTGCGCGGCCGTCCCGGCGTACCGGTCGCTCTGAATCTTGGCGGCATCGCGAACATCACTGTCGTCCACGGCGAACCGGTTGCCTTCGACACCGGTCCGGCGAACGCCCTGATCGACGCCGTGGTGATGGAGCTGACCGGACAGCCGTTCGACGCCGACGGAGTGATGGCGGCGCGCGGTCAGGTGCATGAGGAGCTGCTCAAGCGGCTGCTGGCGGAGCCGTACTACGCGCGCCCGGCGCCGAAGTCGACGGGGAAGGAGCTCTTCAACCTGGCCTACATGGCGCAGGCGATGGAAGGGCTGCCCGAGATCCCCGCGGAGGACCTGGTGGCCACGGTGACCACGCTGACCGCCCGGACGGTCGCCGACGCGGTGCGGCGGTACGGCGGGACCGAGGTGGTCGCCTCGGGAGGCGGGATCCAGAACCCGGCGTTGATGCATCTGCTCGCGGACGAGCTGGACATTCCGGTCCGGACCACCGACGAGCTGGGCATGCCGTCGGCGGCGAAGGAGGCGTACGCGTTCGCCGTGCTCGGGTTCCTGAGCGTGCACGGGCTCGGCGGGACGGTGCCGAGTTGCACCGGCGCCGCGCACTCCAGCGTGCTCGGCTCGGTCACAGCCGGCCTGAGCGGACTGCCCACGATTTCGGGCGAGGCACGACCTCCGTCGCGCCTCCTGGTGCAGTGA
- a CDS encoding SigE family RNA polymerase sigma factor has protein sequence MVTRGDDFDEFVRGSSTRLLRTAVLLVGDRAGAEDLVQEMYERVYVHWRRIHSAPDAYARKTLANLAANRWRSKGRKPEVALADHDRPTPDSTEDHAVRDQLITALQELPPRQRAVIVLRYYEDLTEAQTADALGCSLGTVKSQTSRALDRLRLITEPAILEGLR, from the coding sequence ATGGTCACGCGGGGTGATGATTTCGACGAGTTCGTCCGAGGGAGCTCGACCCGGTTGCTGCGCACCGCCGTCCTGCTCGTCGGCGACCGGGCCGGGGCCGAGGACCTCGTCCAGGAGATGTACGAACGGGTGTATGTCCACTGGCGGCGGATCCACAGCGCACCGGACGCCTACGCCCGCAAGACCCTGGCCAACCTCGCCGCGAACCGCTGGCGCAGCAAGGGCCGCAAACCCGAGGTCGCACTCGCCGACCACGACCGGCCCACGCCCGACAGCACCGAGGATCACGCGGTCCGCGACCAGCTGATCACCGCCCTGCAGGAGCTACCCCCGCGGCAACGCGCCGTGATCGTGCTCCGGTACTACGAGGACCTCACCGAGGCCCAGACCGCCGACGCGCTCGGGTGCTCGCTCGGCACCGTGAAGAGCCAGACGTCTCGCGCACTGGACCGGCTCCGCCTGATCACCGAACCCGCCATCCTGGAAGGACTGCGATGA